ATAGTGGCGGCCGGCCCAATCGATGCCGAATTGGCGCGCGAGTAACTTATAAGTTTCACGCATTCGCGCGCCTTCGAGGCCACGCAGAGAATCGAGGTCCGTATCCGGCACCACTTCGCCAAGCCGCCAGGCATACATCCGGCGCACCAGCCGCATGCGTTGGCCCGAATCGCTCCAGAGCGTCGCTTGCTTGCGGGCCAGCGCGGAATCGTCGGGACCGAACGGCATGCTGGCGTAGAGGCGGACCCCTCCTTCGCCGGTAATGATCAAGCCCGTGCCATGGCGCGCGAGCAGCCGCAGGGCATCGTGGCTGATGGTGGTGCCTGGCCCGAGCAATACGCAGGAAACCATCTGAAACGGAATAAGATATTCGCCGGGCGCGAGATCGATATCGCCCGCCGAGGTGAAGCGCAGGGTCCCATCCTCGACCGTTAGGTTGCCGCGGCCAAGCCACAGCAGCCCATGGCGATCGGCCTGCGGGATGCGCGCGGTTTCGAGACCGAGCCGCCCCTTAAGCATCGAGGTGTCCCACTGGCCGCAGCAACAACATCCCGAACCCGAAGGCTCGATGACGGCCGACGCCGCGCCGCAGCAAAGTGTCGAAGGCTTGCGGATCGGCGACCTCGAGGATACCGGCGAAGATGGCGTCCGGGCGTTCGCAGACTTTAATCGCGCGAACGCCGGCGTGAGTGCTGCGGGAAAGGCGCACTCGCCGGAACGAGAGCATCCGGCCTGAAACCAGTTTCGCGGCGCCGCCTCGATCAAGTTCGCGGTGCAGCCATTGGAGATAGATCTCCTCGCGGACTACGCGCGCCGATTCACCCGCCCGGCGGCATGCGGATAGGAAGCAATCAACTTCGGCGCGGGGGCGCACTGCCGGATCGGCGACGCGAGTTGTGGCGCCATCGGAGCGGCTGACGGGACAGGCGCGGACCTCGAACCCGAGCTTCGTGCCGAGGCGCCATGCAGCCGGCATCGGTTTGCCAACGATGCTTTCGAGATTGCAAGCCGCATACGCGATCGGCTCGGCAAAGGTGTGGGCGTGAGCGCGCAGATCGTCGGCGCTTGCCACAGAGTAGCCGAGGGCGCGCAAGTTGCGTCCGCGGGACGGACGCAAGGCAAATGGCTGCGGGGCAGTATCGCCAAAGAGCGCTCGAGCCGCGCAATGAACCAGGTATCCATCATCTACGGCGTGAAGAGGAACACCAAAGGAACGTCCGAGCGCGGCCAGTCGCGCGCGATCGAACTCGAGACTAATCATCGACAGCGGGTTTATCGACATTGATGATACCCTCATGAATCCAGCGCCGGCTGACGTGGATTTGGTTGCGCCAGTCACGTTCATCCGTGATGGGAATCAATCTCGACTCGGGGCGGCCAACGTCCTCGTCGCCCGGCCACCACGCGTTGAACGGATGGCCTGGCCGGGCTCGCAACGATAACGGATACGATTCGAGCGCGCCCAAGAGTGTCGAGGCGTTCACGCGGCCGCACAGGATCGGTTCCGACGGCAGACACGGCTTGCGTCCGATGAAGAGCGGACGGGCAGGCTCCCGCAAGGCGGCTTCGAGATCGTCGAGCGTGGGCTGGCGGTCCTCGTCGATCAAGGTCAGCGAGATGGTATGGACCGAATCTGCGATGAAGCGGCGATGACGGATGTGGGTTCCCGTGCTGGCGGTCCCGCCCGCGCGGCCTTCGACGATTCCGCGAGTGGTCCAGCCCTGCCGCATCCATAGCGGAGAAAGATCGACGGTTTGGAAGTCTGCGATCTCACGCCCCGGCAGATCGCATCTGACGGCATAACGCAGCCGCTGCTGGAGCGCCTGGAGCAGCGGGAAATCGCAATGATCATAGCCGAGAGCATTGGCGAGCAGCCCGGTCAGCATCGCGCAGCCGGGGAACTGGCGCGTAACGCCATTTTCATCGACGATCACGCCGCCAAAAGAAATCAACGGCGCATCGAAACGGAGGATCAGGACTTGCGGCATGGCCTAACCTCCGATCCGTGCGGCGGCCCATTGGGCTAGCTCGTTCAGCGATGACGCGCGTTCGGCATCGGGCAAAGATTCGCCGAGACTGTCGGCGCGGTCCACCGCGAGGAACTTGCGATCGGTTCGGCCATAGGCGCGATCGAGATTGCCGAGATGATCGCCGAGCATATGGTAGGTACTCGCGAGCAGGTCGGATTCTGGACGGACCGGCCGCAAGAAGGCGTTGGCGAGCGTGCGGGGCTGAGACTTGCCGGCTTCGACTAGGATGAAGTCAGCGTAGGAATGGGCCGCGGTAGAACCGATCTTTGCCGCGGGCGTAACAGTCGCAACGAGGTGGACGAGATGATCGGCGACTTTGGCGGCTAGCGTGCGATCATCTCCGAGATTGCTGGTCAGTAAGGGAATATCGACGACGACATAGCCGTAAAAGAGGCCCGTGGTAAGTTCGGCGGTGTTGATATGGCCGCTGCCAAGTTCCGCGGAGTCGCCGTCGGATAGGAGATCATCGACGGCTGAGAAGTAATCGCTCTCGGCAGCTTCGCCATGAACGGTAAAGGCGTGAGCGACGTGAATCGCGGCATCGCAGCGCGCGAAGATGTCGCCGGTGACCATGCGGCCGAAGAGGGCGGCGTCGAGGCCGGCGTTGAGTTTAAGGGTGCGAAGATTTTCGGCGCGATCCCTGTCTAGATGCTTCTTGACAGCTTCTTTCACCTTTTTGGAATCTGATGTTTCCTTGCAGATCGCGCGCGCTTGCTCGAGCAGAAATCGCAGTTCGGGCTTGCCGAAAACGGTAACCTGGGCGCTGGCGACTTCAACCGGTTTTGCCGGATCTTCCTTGGCGGCACGCTTCTCTCTACCGGCACTCATGCCGAGCACGACCGTCATCAGTTCGGAAGTCACCGCGCGGGCGAGCGGTTCGGCGACGCCATCGGCAAGCAGGGGCTTATAAAGATGCTCGTCGAAGGTTCTACGAGAGCGCACGGACATGTTGTCGTCCACCAGCGAGGACAGCGAGTATTCATTCTGGTCGCGGCGCCAATGACGTTTCAGGCATTGCGACGAGATCCGGGTGCGCACCGCGCCGCCGAAGGGGATGCGCTTGGCGAAACCAACGTCGTCGCGGTTGATCAGCGAGGCGGGGTAGGAGGTGAGGAAATGGATTTGGATAAAGCGGGGATTGTTCATGATGCGCTTGCAGTCTCCTTTCTTGATTGAGCACCGTAAAAGTCGCGAGCGAGTTTCCTGCGGACTGATTCCTGGTTGGGACCGCCGTCGCTAAGGATCAGGCGTGCGAGATCGGCGGTGTTGGTCGCCACGCCACGTGTGGCAAGGTGATGCGCGATGACCCGGACCGCGTCGAACAGCGCGTCATCGCCAGCGCGGAGTAGCTTGAGCAGACGTTGTTCGGCGATGTCGGCATCGGCGAGGGACGCGCCGAGACTTTTGCGCGGGTCGTGAAGATGGCGCATCTCAGCCATCGCTTGCAGAATGACGGCCCAGCGTCGTTCCTGCCGGTCGCGCCGCGGTCCTTCGGTCGTGAACTCGCCTGCCAACTCGGAGGCGGCGAGCCGCCAGAATATCGGCGCGCCTATCTCGTCGGGCCGCATCCGGCGCATCGTGGCGACGTCGCCGGGCGACAGGCCGTCGCTAATCAATGCAGCAAGACGGCCGGCCAGTGAGGCCAGGGTTGAGGTTTCAGCTGGTGCTTGTTCCATCGGGGATCTCCTCCTCGTGCGTGTGTTGCTCGGGATTTAGTTTGCGGGCTGCGCCGTTGAAGATTCGCTCGGCCATCGCGATCGCGCGGTAGCGGCGCGCGAGCGGAATCGGGATGCTGTCGAAGGCCTGTTCGAGGGTTTGGCGGGCGAGGTCGAGTGTCTGTTTGCGCCAGATGTCGAGCGCGGCGCCGGCGTCGTCGCCGCCGGCCAGTTCGAACAGGCGCGGGAAAAATATGCGGTCAATCGCGGAGTCGAGTTCGTTGACGAGACCGTCGGGCCGCCGGTCCTGGAAGTCGATCTTGTCAGGGCCGCCCTGGATCAGCGCGAGCAACGCGAGTCTAAGGACTTTCTTTTCGACGTCATCGACGATCTGTACGAAATTGCGCGCTAGCGCGGCGAGTTGCTGATTGCGATCCGGTCGAACGAAGAAGTCCCGGATTTTTGGAGTGACCGGAATCATCCGCTCGTGATAACCATCAGTTTTCCCTTGGCCACGAGCGAGCACCTGAGCCAGGATGACCGGCGAGTCGCCGTCGTCCCGTCTGATTTGGGCGGCGGAATTACGCAGAAAATCCTCTGTGAAGAGAACCCGGCAGAGATGACGATACGAAAGGTCCGTGGCGGTCCAAGCCTTGCCGTCCCGACTAATGGGAACCCAAGGATCGCCGAGGTCGCCCTTGCGCTCGTCGGAGTTGACGCGTTCTTGCTTGGTACCCTTGCGAAACACCGACAGGCGCGACGAAGTGTCGGCGACGAACCGCACGCGGCGCGCAACTTCTATAAAGAAAGGATCGCAGTCTTCGAGCGCGAGGCGGCCCGATTCCTGGCCATCCCAGCTCGGAGTCCACAGCAACGCGGCGCCTCCACGCTGCTGATAGCCGTAGGTCTCGATCATCCGGGGACGCTGCTCGAGCAGGATCGCGAGATCGCGGCGAAAGCGAACGGGCGCGGAGAGGTCGGAGCTTGCGCTAAGGCACGGGCGATTTCCAAAGCCGCTGTTCATGCGGGCAATTCCGTATTTGCTGCGGCCCTCAAATCCGGCCATCGTCTGCACAGTGACGAGCGCGTAGATCCAATGCTCGGGCCTCGGCGCTTCGATTCGAGATGACTTCACGTCGTGGTTGCGAGCAGTGGCGAGGATGTCGATTTCGTCAGGGAAAGGTACAGGGGCCCATCCCTCCAACGTTCCCTCCGGGACGGGCGGTTGCATGAACGCCGGCTTCGCAAGATCGGCGACAACCAGGCTCCAGGGCGCGTCGTCGCCGCCGGTGAGATGGCGGAGCATCGTCAGCCACTGATCGGCGCTTCGCACGGCCGGCTCGGCGCCAGACGCATGAAGTGCGATCGCTGCGAGCTGAACCAGAAAGGCGTGCCACGCATGCTGCTGATGCGGTTGCAAGGCGCTGAACTCGGTCATTTGGTCGCCGCCGAGGCGCGCAAGAACTTCCGGTAGCGATACGGCGAAGCGCGCAGTGCCGCCCGCGTCGATGCTGAAGAGAGAATCGGTTAACAGGTTGAACATGAGATCAGGCATCGGCAGCATCCTCACTTTCTGATGATGGTTGGCCGGCCGCGCGAAGACCGAGCCGGTCGTAAATGAATCGCCGGGAACCGAAGGAGAACTCGATTGCGTCTGCGTTCGAGGTTTCGAGTATGGGTTGAGCTTCCTTCTCGATGCCGCGCGCAAGGAAATACGGAATCGTCAGGCGGCGGATTTCGTTGCCAAATGGCGACTTGAGCGGTGCCGGAAATTCCGCGATACGATCGCCCTCGCCGAGCCGGGTCTGAATTCTCTGTTCCAATTCCTTGCTGGGAAACTCAAAGTCACCGAACAGAAGCGTCCGGTCAATACAGTTGAGCTTGGCCACGCGCTTCATCGCCAAATAGGCTCCCGATACTTCCTGGCCGTGCGCGTGCCACTTCGGTCCGAGGCTCGACTCGATCGCACGGAGCGCTTGCGGATGAGTCGTTGCCTCGACCAGCTCTCGATTCATCAGCGGAATAGTGAGTTCCGGATATGATTCGAGTGCGCGCCAGGTAGCCTCCAGAATGCGCAGGTCCTCATAGACGGTGCCGATACCGTGGGGCCCTGGCGCCTTGCCATTACTACGAATCAGAGGGGTCAGGTCGCGTTCCGCCGGAGTCAGCACGATCAGGCGCGGATGGGTGTACCCAGCGGGGCGCGGACGCGAGTGTCGATGCAACCTGCCGACCCGTTGCAGCATCACGTCCATCGGGCAAAAGTCCGTGATCATCAGATCGGCGTCGATATCAAGACTCTGCTGGACCGTCTGCGTGGCGACCGCGATGCAGGGGAGCGCCGAGGAGTCGGTGACCTTGCCGAAACGGTTTTCTAGCGCGAGATCGAGATCCCGGCGATCCTCAGTGGCAAAGCGCGAATGATGGGGCGCTACCACCGTCCCGCATCCGAATAGCTCTCTGCGCAGGCCACGGGCATTGGCTTCGCGCTCGACCTCGAGCTGAGTCGCCACACAATCGGCGACGGTATTGCGGACTATCAAGACTCGCGCGCCCGAGGCGACTGCGTCGGTGGCGATTCGAGCGATGGAAGGAGGGTCGTCAGCCGAGGGGCTCAATTCGCGAGATACATGCTTGGATTGCGAATCAGAATCGATCGCTATCTCCTTCATCCCGTCTGGTCGGTGCGATAGCAGCGTTGGATATGCGAGGTTTTTCGCCTCGTCTAACGGAAGGGACGCGGGTGCGGCGCCGAAAGCAGAAGCGAGCAGGATCCGGCGTGCGGACGAACCAAGCGTCGCCGACATCAGGAGGGCATGGCCGCCGGCGGCGAGATGATTCGCGAGCACCTCGCGCATCAGTGCGATCATATAAGCGTCTGACGCATGAACCTCGTCGATGACCAACAGATTGCGCAGTAGGGCGGTCGCCCGCATGTGCGCATGGCTGACCATCAGAGTTGAGAGGAGAGCCTGATCTACAGTTCCGACGGTAATCGGCCCGGCTAGATAACGCTTGGGACTCTCCGCCGCCCATCCGCGATACCGGAAGCGCTCATCGGA
Above is a window of Candidatus Binatus sp. DNA encoding:
- the cas5e gene encoding type I-E CRISPR-associated protein Cas5/CasD, translating into MPQVLILRFDAPLISFGGVIVDENGVTRQFPGCAMLTGLLANALGYDHCDFPLLQALQQRLRYAVRCDLPGREIADFQTVDLSPLWMRQGWTTRGIVEGRAGGTASTGTHIRHRRFIADSVHTISLTLIDEDRQPTLDDLEAALREPARPLFIGRKPCLPSEPILCGRVNASTLLGALESYPLSLRARPGHPFNAWWPGDEDVGRPESRLIPITDERDWRNQIHVSRRWIHEGIINVDKPAVDD
- the cas6e gene encoding type I-E CRISPR-associated protein Cas6/Cse3/CasE, whose product is MNVTGATKSTSAGAGFMRVSSMSINPLSMISLEFDRARLAALGRSFGVPLHAVDDGYLVHCAARALFGDTAPQPFALRPSRGRNLRALGYSVASADDLRAHAHTFAEPIAYAACNLESIVGKPMPAAWRLGTKLGFEVRACPVSRSDGATTRVADPAVRPRAEVDCFLSACRRAGESARVVREEIYLQWLHRELDRGGAAKLVSGRMLSFRRVRLSRSTHAGVRAIKVCERPDAIFAGILEVADPQAFDTLLRRGVGRHRAFGFGMLLLRPVGHLDA
- the casB gene encoding type I-E CRISPR-associated protein Cse2/CasB; translated protein: MEQAPAETSTLASLAGRLAALISDGLSPGDVATMRRMRPDEIGAPIFWRLAASELAGEFTTEGPRRDRQERRWAVILQAMAEMRHLHDPRKSLGASLADADIAEQRLLKLLRAGDDALFDAVRVIAHHLATRGVATNTADLARLILSDGGPNQESVRRKLARDFYGAQSRKETASAS
- the casA gene encoding type I-E CRISPR-associated protein Cse1/CasA — encoded protein: MPDLMFNLLTDSLFSIDAGGTARFAVSLPEVLARLGGDQMTEFSALQPHQQHAWHAFLVQLAAIALHASGAEPAVRSADQWLTMLRHLTGGDDAPWSLVVADLAKPAFMQPPVPEGTLEGWAPVPFPDEIDILATARNHDVKSSRIEAPRPEHWIYALVTVQTMAGFEGRSKYGIARMNSGFGNRPCLSASSDLSAPVRFRRDLAILLEQRPRMIETYGYQQRGGAALLWTPSWDGQESGRLALEDCDPFFIEVARRVRFVADTSSRLSVFRKGTKQERVNSDERKGDLGDPWVPISRDGKAWTATDLSYRHLCRVLFTEDFLRNSAAQIRRDDGDSPVILAQVLARGQGKTDGYHERMIPVTPKIRDFFVRPDRNQQLAALARNFVQIVDDVEKKVLRLALLALIQGGPDKIDFQDRRPDGLVNELDSAIDRIFFPRLFELAGGDDAGAALDIWRKQTLDLARQTLEQAFDSIPIPLARRYRAIAMAERIFNGAARKLNPEQHTHEEEIPDGTSTS
- the cas1e gene encoding type I-E CRISPR-associated endonuclease Cas1e translates to MLKGRLGLETARIPQADRHGLLWLGRGNLTVEDGTLRFTSAGDIDLAPGEYLIPFQMVSCVLLGPGTTISHDALRLLARHGTGLIITGEGGVRLYASMPFGPDDSALARKQATLWSDSGQRMRLVRRMYAWRLGEVVPDTDLDSLRGLEGARMRETYKLLARQFGIDWAGRHYDRSNPEHDDLPNQAINHAATAVEAAAMVAVAVVGALPQLGFIHEDSGISLCLDIADLYRHSITLPVAFGAVREFRRDPRGAKTIESMTRKLAGRTFRKEKLISKMIDHIKELFADDSSGDP
- the cas7e gene encoding type I-E CRISPR-associated protein Cas7/Cse4/CasC → MNNPRFIQIHFLTSYPASLINRDDVGFAKRIPFGGAVRTRISSQCLKRHWRRDQNEYSLSSLVDDNMSVRSRRTFDEHLYKPLLADGVAEPLARAVTSELMTVVLGMSAGREKRAAKEDPAKPVEVASAQVTVFGKPELRFLLEQARAICKETSDSKKVKEAVKKHLDRDRAENLRTLKLNAGLDAALFGRMVTGDIFARCDAAIHVAHAFTVHGEAAESDYFSAVDDLLSDGDSAELGSGHINTAELTTGLFYGYVVVDIPLLTSNLGDDRTLAAKVADHLVHLVATVTPAAKIGSTAAHSYADFILVEAGKSQPRTLANAFLRPVRPESDLLASTYHMLGDHLGNLDRAYGRTDRKFLAVDRADSLGESLPDAERASSLNELAQWAAARIGG
- the cas3 gene encoding CRISPR-associated helicase Cas3', producing the protein MKAPIVDFWGKFSQSQNDWHPLIDHCADVAACCEALLKLTLLRRRIARLGDLDDLSPSQVSRLSVLAAYHDVGKFNIGFQNKAAQRPLFTNGHVRGAIALIQQGRFKESERLRESLSLDMIDSWGPDRCALRLLVAAIAHHGRPASFEQSGSDFTSIAWRPVRGLDPFGGIARLRERSLSWFPDAFTSGADPLPATATFQHAFSGLVTLADWIGSDTRFFPFSEDLTRDRMDIARAGARRALQAFGIDASGARHQLGVAPPSFALLSEFEPHAFQRAILDLPNAIGGSLTILESETGSGKTEAALALFLKLFHANEVDGLYFALPTRTAATQIHRRVIAAVARAFKHPPPVVLGVPGYIIVDDHEAHRLADFQVLWNDDSDERFRYRGWAAESPKRYLAGPITVGTVDQALLSTLMVSHAHMRATALLRNLLVIDEVHASDAYMIALMREVLANHLAAGGHALLMSATLGSSARRILLASAFGAAPASLPLDEAKNLAYPTLLSHRPDGMKEIAIDSDSQSKHVSRELSPSADDPPSIARIATDAVASGARVLIVRNTVADCVATQLEVEREANARGLRRELFGCGTVVAPHHSRFATEDRRDLDLALENRFGKVTDSSALPCIAVATQTVQQSLDIDADLMITDFCPMDVMLQRVGRLHRHSRPRPAGYTHPRLIVLTPAERDLTPLIRSNGKAPGPHGIGTVYEDLRILEATWRALESYPELTIPLMNRELVEATTHPQALRAIESSLGPKWHAHGQEVSGAYLAMKRVAKLNCIDRTLLFGDFEFPSKELEQRIQTRLGEGDRIAEFPAPLKSPFGNEIRRLTIPYFLARGIEKEAQPILETSNADAIEFSFGSRRFIYDRLGLRAAGQPSSESEDAADA